The following proteins are encoded in a genomic region of Arachis stenosperma cultivar V10309 chromosome 4, arast.V10309.gnm1.PFL2, whole genome shotgun sequence:
- the LOC130975257 gene encoding uncharacterized protein LOC130975257: MTWAIELSQYDLQYDPRHAIKAQAMADFLVEVTRDATKTLTIRWKLHVDGASNQTFGGAGIILESPTGVVYEQSIKFEFPVSNNQVEYEALLGGLVLAKEVGATRLEVCSDSQVVTSQIKGTYQAMDSLLQKHLEKVKRLSEQFEEVTVQHIPRERSTRAYLLSKLASTKLGMGNRSLIQGLIKEPAVALHITKEDPSCMNSITDFLESSKLPGDEKSAKALRREVAKYAIIQGQLFKKGLSQPLLKCLHPSQTGYVLREVHERCCGHHIGGKALVRKLIRAGYYWPSMMKNSKEFVKKCVKCQENANFHKAPATELNLLTSSRPFSHWGVDLLGPFPVGPGQVKYLIVAIDYYTKWIEAEPLASISSSNCRKFMWR, from the coding sequence atgaccTGGGCTATCGAGCTATCCCAGTACGACCTGCAGTATGACCCCAGGCATGCAATCAAAGCACAAGCCATGGCCGACTTCTTGGTAGAAGTGACGAGGGATGCGACCAAGACACTGACCATACGGTGGAAGCTCCACGTagacggagcctccaaccagacgTTTGGGGGAGCAGGGATAATCTTGGAAAGCCCAACTGGGGTCGTTTACGAACAGTCGATCAAGTTCGAGTTCCCAGTGTCAAACAATCAAGTGGAGTACGAAGCCCTTCTGGGCGGATTAGTCCTGGCTAAAGAAGTCGGAGCCACAAGACTTGAAGTGTGTAGCGACTCGCAGGTCGTTACTTCTCAAATCAAGGGGACCTACCAAGCAATGGACTCCCTGTTACAGAAACATCTGGAGAAGGTCAAAAGGCTAAGCGAACAATTCGAGGAGGTCACGGTCCAACACATTCCGAGAGAAAGGAGCACCCGAGCATACCTCCTGTCTAAGCTAGCGAGCACCAAACTTGGGATGGGCAACCGGTCTCTCATTCAAGGGCTGATAAAAGAGCCAGCGGTCGCCCTCCACATAACTAAGGAAGATCCCTCCTGTATGAACTCGATTACCGACTTCTTGGAAAGCAGTAAGCTCCCTGGCGATGAGAAGTCGGCCAAAGCATTAAGAAGGGAAGTGGCCAAGTATGCGATCATACAAGGTCAATTGTTCAAGAAGGGACTCAGCCAACCCTTGCTGAAATGCCTGCATCCAAGCCAAACAGGTTATGTGCTCAGAGAGGTCCATGAAAGGTGCTGTGGTCACCACATTGGAGGCAAAGCGCTAGTGAGGAAGCTTATCAGAGCTGGTTATTACTGGCCATCGATGATGAAGAACTCTAAAGAGTTCGTGAAGAAGTGCGTCAAATGCCAGGAGAACGCAAATTTTCACAAAGCGCCGGCAACCGAGCTAAATCTGTTGACGTCTTCCCGACCTTTCTCGCACTGGGGAGTCGACCTCCTGGGTCCCTTCCCGGTAGGCCcagggcaagtcaagtaccttaTAGTTGCTATCGACTATTATACCAAGTGGATAGAGGCCGAGCCACTAGCTAGCATATCCTCGTCCAATTGCCGAAAGTTCATGTGGAGATAG